Proteins encoded within one genomic window of Streptomyces sp. NBC_00523:
- a CDS encoding PucR family transcriptional regulator has translation MPRPDPEQPAANDAHLHAATLKRLEQSSGRLAANAIARMDESLPWYRAMPPENRSWIGLVAQAGIAAFTEWFRHPETPQAISTDVFGTAPRELTRAITLRQTVEMVRTTIEVMEAAIDEVAAPGDESVLREALLVYAREIAFATAQVYAQAAEARGAWDARLESLVVNAVLSGEADEGAVSRAAALGWNSPEHVCVLLGTAPDGDSELTVEAIRRAARHAKLQVLTGVLGNRLVVIAGGSDNPLQVAKALIGPYAAGPVVAGPVVADLLAATRSAQAAAAGLKACGAWQDAPRPVLADDLLPERAMAGDPAAREQLVEEIYRPLEEAGSALLETLSVYLEQASSLEGAARMLFVHPNTVRYRLRRVTDVTGWSPSDVRSAFTLRIALILGRLADRDTQS, from the coding sequence GTGCCCCGACCCGATCCTGAGCAGCCCGCTGCGAACGACGCCCATCTCCATGCCGCGACCCTGAAGCGGCTCGAGCAGTCCTCCGGCCGGCTGGCCGCGAACGCGATCGCCCGCATGGACGAGTCGCTGCCGTGGTACCGGGCGATGCCCCCGGAGAACCGGTCCTGGATCGGCCTGGTCGCCCAGGCCGGTATCGCCGCGTTCACCGAGTGGTTCCGGCATCCGGAGACCCCGCAGGCGATCTCGACCGATGTCTTCGGGACCGCCCCGCGCGAGCTGACCCGGGCGATCACGCTGCGGCAGACCGTCGAGATGGTGCGGACCACAATCGAGGTCATGGAGGCCGCGATCGACGAGGTCGCCGCCCCCGGCGACGAATCGGTGCTGCGGGAGGCGCTGCTCGTCTACGCCCGCGAGATCGCGTTCGCGACCGCCCAGGTGTACGCGCAGGCGGCCGAGGCCCGGGGTGCCTGGGACGCCCGGCTCGAATCGCTCGTGGTGAACGCGGTGCTGTCCGGCGAGGCCGACGAGGGCGCCGTCTCCCGGGCCGCCGCCCTCGGCTGGAACTCCCCCGAGCACGTCTGCGTGCTGCTCGGCACCGCCCCGGACGGGGACAGCGAGCTGACCGTGGAGGCGATCCGGCGCGCCGCCCGGCACGCCAAGCTCCAGGTCCTCACGGGGGTGCTCGGCAACCGCCTCGTCGTGATCGCGGGCGGCAGCGACAACCCGCTCCAGGTCGCGAAGGCCCTGATCGGGCCGTACGCGGCGGGCCCCGTTGTGGCCGGGCCCGTGGTGGCGGACCTGCTGGCCGCGACCCGGTCCGCGCAGGCCGCGGCCGCCGGACTGAAGGCGTGCGGCGCCTGGCAGGACGCGCCGAGGCCGGTGCTCGCGGACGATCTGCTGCCGGAGCGCGCGATGGCGGGCGACCCCGCCGCGCGCGAGCAGTTGGTGGAGGAGATCTACAGACCGCTGGAAGAGGCGGGCTCCGCGCTCCTGGAAACGCTGAGTGTGTATCTGGAACAGGCGAGCAGCCTGGAGGGCGCGGCCCGGATGCTCTTCGTGCATCCCAACACCGTGCGCTACCGGCTTCGACGTGTGACAGACGTCACCGGCTGGTCACCTTCCGATGTGCGCTCGGCGTTCACTCTGCGAATCGCCCTGATCCTGGGGCGTCTGGCCGACCGGGATACGCAGTCCTAG
- the fabF gene encoding beta-ketoacyl-ACP synthase II yields the protein MNSTNRTVVVTGIGATTPLGGDSASTWEGLMAGRSGVKPLEGERFAELPVRIAALAAVDPADVLPRPLARRLDRSAQFALIAAREAWADAGFTGKAGEDETIQPERLGSVIASGIGGVITLLDQYDVLKEKGVRRVSPHTVPMLMPNGPAANVGIEVNAQAGVHTPVSACASGAEAIGYAVEMIRTGRADVVLAGGTEAAIHPLPIAAFANMMAMSKSNDEPEKASRPYDVARDGFVLGEGAGVVVLESAEHAAKRGARVYCEVLGQGLSADAHHIAQPEPTGRGIAAAMQNLLDQTDLKPSEIAHLNAHATSTPQGDLAEVKALRAVLGEDLDHVAISATKSMTGHLLGGAGGIETVATVLALHHRMAPPTINVDNLDESIDADIVRDAPRALPEGPIAAINNSFGFGGHNVVLAFRSV from the coding sequence GTGAACTCGACCAATCGCACCGTGGTCGTCACCGGTATCGGCGCAACCACTCCGCTGGGTGGCGATTCCGCATCGACCTGGGAAGGTCTGATGGCCGGGCGTTCCGGCGTCAAGCCTCTCGAGGGCGAACGTTTCGCCGAACTGCCTGTCCGGATCGCGGCCCTGGCGGCCGTCGATCCCGCTGATGTCCTGCCCCGTCCGCTCGCCCGCCGGCTCGACCGCTCGGCGCAGTTCGCGCTGATCGCGGCGCGTGAGGCGTGGGCGGACGCGGGCTTCACCGGCAAGGCCGGTGAGGACGAAACGATCCAGCCCGAGCGGCTGGGTTCGGTGATCGCCTCCGGCATCGGCGGCGTGATCACCCTGCTCGACCAGTACGACGTGCTGAAGGAGAAGGGCGTACGCCGCGTCTCCCCGCACACCGTGCCCATGCTCATGCCCAACGGCCCGGCCGCGAACGTGGGCATCGAGGTGAACGCCCAGGCGGGCGTCCACACCCCGGTCTCCGCCTGCGCCTCGGGTGCCGAGGCGATCGGGTACGCCGTCGAGATGATCCGCACCGGCCGCGCCGACGTGGTCCTCGCCGGCGGCACCGAGGCGGCGATCCACCCACTGCCGATCGCCGCGTTCGCCAACATGATGGCGATGTCGAAGAGCAACGACGAGCCGGAGAAGGCTTCCCGCCCGTACGACGTGGCCCGCGACGGCTTCGTCCTCGGCGAGGGTGCCGGTGTCGTCGTCCTGGAGTCCGCGGAGCACGCCGCGAAGCGTGGCGCCCGGGTCTACTGCGAGGTGCTGGGCCAGGGTCTCTCGGCCGACGCCCACCACATCGCGCAGCCGGAGCCGACCGGTCGCGGTATCGCCGCGGCGATGCAGAATCTGCTGGACCAGACGGACCTCAAGCCGTCGGAGATCGCCCACCTGAACGCCCACGCGACGTCCACCCCGCAGGGTGACCTCGCGGAGGTCAAGGCGCTGCGCGCGGTGCTGGGCGAGGACCTGGACCACGTCGCGATCTCCGCGACGAAGTCGATGACGGGGCACCTGCTCGGCGGTGCGGGCGGCATCGAGACCGTGGCGACGGTCCTGGCGCTGCACCACCGGATGGCTCCGCCGACGATCAACGTGGACAACCTGGACGAGTCGATCGACGCGGACATCGTCCGGGACGCGCCGCGGGCGCTGCCGGAGGGGCCGATCGCGGCGATCAACAACTCGTTCGGCTTCGGCGGCCACAACGTGGTGCTGGCGTTCCGCAGCGTCTGA
- a CDS encoding pirin family protein, whose translation MISVHRAGDRFEGGDAAAGIASRHAFSFGTFYDPDNLRFGPVLACNEERLAPGAGFEEHPHSHTEIVTWVVEGELTHRDSAGHATVVRPGDVQHLSAASGVRHVERNDGESPLTFLQMWLAPLEPGGEPSYTTVPGIADSTPYALPEAGAMLHVRRLAEGERAAVPDAPRAYAHVVRGTVRVGGEELTAGDAARITGETGLELVAADTAEVLVWELGA comes from the coding sequence GTGATTTCCGTACACCGCGCGGGCGACCGGTTCGAGGGCGGGGACGCGGCGGCCGGCATCGCCTCCCGGCACGCGTTCTCCTTCGGCACCTTCTACGACCCCGACAACCTCCGCTTCGGGCCGGTCCTGGCCTGCAACGAGGAGCGGCTCGCGCCCGGCGCGGGCTTCGAGGAGCACCCGCACAGCCATACGGAGATCGTCACCTGGGTCGTCGAGGGCGAGCTGACGCACCGCGACTCGGCCGGTCACGCCACGGTGGTCAGGCCCGGCGACGTCCAGCACCTCAGCGCCGCCTCCGGCGTCCGCCACGTCGAACGCAACGACGGCGAGAGTCCGCTGACGTTCCTTCAGATGTGGCTGGCGCCCCTGGAGCCCGGCGGCGAGCCCTCGTACACGACCGTCCCGGGCATCGCCGACTCCACCCCGTACGCCCTCCCCGAGGCGGGCGCCATGCTGCACGTGCGGCGCCTCGCGGAGGGCGAGCGCGCGGCGGTCCCCGACGCCCCCCGGGCGTACGCGCATGTGGTGCGCGGCACGGTGCGCGTCGGCGGCGAGGAGCTGACGGCGGGCGACGCGGCCCGGATCACCGGGGAGACGGGGCTCGAACTGGTCGCCGCGGACACGGCCGAGGTGCTGGTCTGGGAGTTGGGCGCCTGA
- a CDS encoding ketoacyl-ACP synthase III translates to MSKIKPSQGAPYARIMGVGGYRPTRVVPNEVILETIDSSDEWIRSRSGIATRHWASEEETVAAMSVEASGKAIADAGIAPEQIGAVIVSTVSHFKQTPAIATEIAHKVGAGKPAAFDISAGCAGFGYGLTLAKGMIVEGSAEYVLVIGVERLSDLTDLTDRATAFLFGDGAGAVIVGPSKVPAIGPTVWGSEGDKSETIKQTVAWNDFQVGDVTNLPLNDRGEIKFPAITQEGQAVFRWAVFEMAKVAQQALDAAGIAPEDLDVFIPHQANMRIIDSMVKTLKLPESVMVARDVETTGNTSAASIPLAMERLLATGQAKSGDTALVIGFGAGLVYAATVVTLP, encoded by the coding sequence ATGTCGAAGATCAAGCCCAGCCAGGGCGCTCCGTACGCGCGGATCATGGGCGTCGGCGGCTACCGCCCGACCCGGGTGGTGCCCAACGAGGTCATCCTGGAGACGATCGACTCCTCCGACGAGTGGATCCGCTCCCGCTCCGGCATCGCGACCCGCCACTGGGCCTCCGAGGAGGAGACCGTGGCCGCGATGTCGGTCGAGGCGTCCGGCAAGGCCATCGCCGACGCCGGGATCGCCCCGGAGCAGATCGGCGCGGTCATCGTCTCCACCGTCTCGCACTTCAAGCAGACCCCGGCCATCGCGACCGAGATCGCCCACAAGGTCGGCGCCGGCAAGCCCGCCGCCTTCGACATCTCGGCCGGCTGCGCGGGCTTCGGCTACGGGCTGACCCTGGCCAAGGGCATGATCGTCGAGGGCTCCGCGGAGTACGTGCTCGTCATCGGCGTCGAGCGGCTGAGCGACCTCACCGACCTGACGGACCGGGCCACGGCCTTCCTGTTCGGCGACGGCGCCGGAGCGGTCATCGTCGGCCCCTCCAAGGTGCCCGCCATAGGCCCGACCGTCTGGGGCTCCGAGGGCGACAAGTCCGAGACGATCAAGCAGACCGTGGCGTGGAACGACTTCCAGGTCGGCGACGTCACGAACCTGCCCCTCAACGACCGCGGCGAGATCAAGTTCCCCGCCATCACGCAGGAAGGCCAGGCGGTCTTCCGCTGGGCCGTCTTCGAGATGGCGAAGGTCGCCCAGCAGGCGCTGGACGCGGCCGGGATCGCCCCGGAAGACCTGGACGTCTTCATTCCGCACCAGGCCAACATGCGGATCATCGATTCGATGGTGAAGACGCTGAAGCTGCCGGAGAGCGTCATGGTCGCCCGTGACGTGGAGACCACCGGCAACACCTCCGCCGCCTCGATCCCGCTCGCCATGGAGCGGCTCCTGGCGACCGGTCAGGCCAAGAGCGGCGACACCGCGCTCGTCATCGGCTTCGGGGCGGGTCTCGTCTACGCCGCGACGGTCGTTACTCTCCCCTAG
- a CDS encoding ACP S-malonyltransferase, with translation MLVLVAPGQGAQTPGFLTPWLDLPGATDRIAAWSDAIGLDLLRYGTEADAEEIRDTAVAQPLLVAAGLLSAAALDASPDAVAGHSVGEITAASFAGVIGEEAALRFVRTRGLAMADAAAVTETGMAALLGGDPEVTVVHLEKLGLTPANVNGAGQIVAAGTAAQIAALTEDKPEGVRRVVPLKVAGAFHTHHMAPAVERLRAAAGDLDVSDPSVTYVSNADGKTVATGHEVITRLVGQVANPVRWDLCMETFKAMGVTALIEVCPGGTLTGLAKRALPGVPTLALKTPDDLDAARALIAEHAGA, from the coding sequence GTGCTCGTACTCGTCGCTCCCGGCCAAGGCGCTCAGACGCCCGGCTTCCTGACTCCCTGGCTCGACCTCCCCGGTGCCACCGACCGCATCGCGGCCTGGTCCGACGCCATCGGGCTCGACCTCCTGCGCTACGGCACCGAGGCGGACGCGGAGGAGATCCGCGACACCGCGGTGGCCCAGCCGCTGCTGGTCGCCGCCGGTCTGCTGTCGGCCGCCGCGCTCGACGCCTCCCCGGACGCCGTCGCCGGCCACAGCGTCGGTGAGATCACCGCCGCCTCGTTCGCCGGTGTCATCGGCGAGGAGGCCGCGCTCCGCTTCGTCCGTACGCGTGGGCTCGCCATGGCCGACGCCGCCGCGGTCACCGAGACCGGGATGGCGGCGCTGCTCGGCGGCGACCCCGAGGTCACGGTGGTCCACCTGGAGAAGCTCGGGCTGACCCCGGCGAACGTCAACGGGGCCGGCCAGATCGTCGCCGCGGGCACCGCCGCGCAGATCGCCGCGCTCACCGAGGACAAGCCGGAGGGTGTGCGCCGCGTGGTGCCCCTGAAGGTGGCCGGCGCCTTCCACACGCACCACATGGCGCCCGCCGTCGAGCGGCTGCGCGCGGCGGCCGGGGACCTGGACGTCTCCGACCCCTCGGTGACGTACGTCTCGAACGCCGACGGCAAGACCGTCGCCACCGGCCACGAGGTCATCACCCGGCTCGTCGGCCAGGTCGCCAACCCGGTCCGCTGGGACCTGTGCATGGAGACCTTCAAGGCGATGGGCGTCACCGCCCTCATCGAGGTCTGCCCCGGCGGCACGCTCACGGGCCTGGCCAAGCGGGCGCTGCCCGGCGTCCCGACCCTCGCGCTCAAGACCCCCGACGACCTCGACGCGGCCCGCGCGCTCATCGCTGAGCACGCGGGCGCCTAA
- a CDS encoding acyl carrier protein, translated as MAATQEEIVEGLAEIVNEIAGIPTEDVQLDKSFTDDLDVDSLSMVEVVVAAEERFDVKIPDEDVKNLKTVGDAADYILKHQD; from the coding sequence ATGGCCGCCACGCAGGAAGAGATCGTCGAAGGTCTCGCCGAGATCGTCAACGAGATCGCCGGGATCCCGACCGAGGACGTCCAGCTGGACAAGTCCTTCACGGACGACCTGGACGTCGACTCGCTGTCCATGGTCGAGGTCGTCGTCGCCGCCGAGGAGCGCTTCGACGTGAAGATCCCCGACGAGGACGTCAAGAACCTCAAGACCGTCGGCGACGCCGCGGACTACATCCTCAAGCACCAGGACTGA
- a CDS encoding DUF3145 domain-containing protein, translated as MTTRGVLYVHSAPRALCPHVEWAVAGVLGGRVQLDWIRQPAAPGTWRSEFSWQARPGTASKLASALRGWDLLRFEVTAEPSPTAEGERYSSTPALGIFHAVTGMHGDILVPEDRLRAALARSAGGETDLAAEVAKLLGKPWDDELESFRHAGEGAPVRWLHQVV; from the coding sequence GTGACGACACGTGGAGTCCTGTACGTTCACTCCGCACCGCGCGCGCTCTGCCCACACGTCGAATGGGCGGTGGCGGGAGTCCTCGGCGGGCGGGTGCAGCTCGACTGGATCAGACAGCCGGCCGCGCCGGGCACCTGGCGCTCCGAATTCTCCTGGCAGGCACGGCCCGGCACGGCGTCCAAGCTGGCGTCCGCGCTGCGCGGCTGGGACCTGCTGCGCTTCGAGGTGACGGCGGAGCCGTCGCCCACGGCGGAGGGCGAGCGCTACAGCTCGACGCCCGCACTGGGCATCTTCCACGCCGTCACCGGCATGCACGGCGACATCCTGGTCCCCGAGGACCGCCTCCGCGCCGCGCTGGCCCGCTCCGCGGGCGGTGAGACCGACCTCGCGGCGGAGGTCGCCAAGCTCCTGGGCAAGCCCTGGGACGACGAACTGGAGTCCTTCCGCCACGCGGGCGAAGGCGCGCCCGTCCGCTGGCTCCACCAGGTCGTATAA